Genomic segment of Salvia hispanica cultivar TCC Black 2014 chromosome 2, UniMelb_Shisp_WGS_1.0, whole genome shotgun sequence:
TGCTAAAAAACCAAATTCTATAATCCAAGCGTTTCAGAATACGTAGACTACGAGTAAGACTTCAGCTGAGTAAAAACTCGAATTCAGATGCAAAACTACTTGATTATATCATCAATAGAACTTCGAGAGATAATGGGTTTCAACATCATTCTGGAGCAGGTCCGTTAAACTTGCTCTCAAGCAGAACCTTGATCTCCACAACAGTGAAAAGAATTTGCTTCAGCAAATCTGAAGCTGAGACAGGATCTTCCAGAAGAGTGTCAATGGGTTCAGAGGGTATCAGCAACACATCTTTACCCTTGAGCTTCACTTTGCCCTTGAGCGCAGCCTTATCATTCTTGAACTCATATCCAGATTCAGTTTGCACCCAACCACTAGCCTCGGCCACACCGCAACATTTTACATGAAATTTTGACTTACGGTGCTCTTTGAAGTCATAAGCTTTGAGGTTCGAGCTCAAAGCTTATGACTTCAAAGAGCACCGTAAGTCAAAATTTCATGTAAAATGTTGCGGTGTGGCCGAGGCTAGTGGTTGGGTGCAAACTGAATCTGGATATGAGTTCAAGAATGATAAGGTCAAGGTCGTTCGATCACCAAATGCTTTACAAACATAGCAAATAGCTCGTTCTTcccctttttcatttttgtagaCAGTAGCACAACTGAGGGAAGGCAGTTTGTTAGCTCTTGGTGTATAATCTTCCGCTGCCACAAAATAACAAGGTCAAGGTCAATGAAAACATGCTCATGAACTATAGAAtatacaactaaaataaaGGCAAATCATACCAGAACCAACAAGACCAACCAAAACTGGCTCTTTCCATTTCTCCGCCACAACATCATCAACTGCCACACAGAgatcaaatttatcatccaAACTACAATTAGATTTCCAAACTACTACAACACAAAGATCGATGAAACAAAGGAAGACTAATGTAGCATATGTTGAGACAGAAATACTCACATGAACTTCACAGAATCagtaaactaataaaaatcatatatgCAAAAACAACAGCAACTTCAATGaacagaaacaaaaacaatgtCAATGAACATGCACAATTCTGATACAATTCTGTGCATCCAACGCAAACATAAAAGCAAAACAAGGTCAATTTCAACTAACTGATACaatttatcttaaaatttcCCACAATACAAACaggaagataaaatttatatttcagcTAACATAGAAGGCTAACTAATACAATTAATGAACCAAACTATGATTAGacacaaacaaacatacaaatgaaatgaaagcAAACAATACCTGCGTCAGTGACAGTTGTTGCCTTAACCTGCTCTTTCACTGCATTCTCCACAATAACATCATCTGACACAACAACAATGACAATGAAATTAGCCACTTTGTTGGTATACTAATAGGGCCACTAAAAGGgcaacaatgaaaaaaatagggcATAATAGGACAAGGcaacaatgaaaaaataggGCATACTAATAGGGCAACTATGGACAAGGCAACAATGTACaaaggaaattaaaacaatgaaaaaaatagggcATAATAGGACAAggcaacaaagaaaaaatagggAATACTAATAGGGCAACTATGGACAAGGCAACAATGTACAAAGGAAATTAAAACACACCATACCAGCAACATTTTTTGCCTTAACAGCCTCATTCACAAGCTCACCCACAATATTGTCCTCTGccacaataaaaacaataagcATATATGCACAATTTTCAGCCTCCAACACAAatataaaagcaaaaatagTTCAATTTCAACCAAATGATACAATTTACCTTAAAATTTCCcacaataaaaacaagaacataaaAATTATCTTTCAGCTAACATAGAAGGCTAACTCATACTATAGTTCAATTTCAAACTATGAATTGACACAACCAAATATACAAATGAACATACCAGCGGCAGTGTAAGTTGTTGCCTTAACCAGCTCATTTTTCTCTGCATCCAACGCAATACCATCCTCTGCCACAACAAcaatattatgaaaatttagaaCACTGATATGTATACATAAAAGAGCAAAATAGACAGAAAATGTTATTTACACAAAGCAATATTTGGAAATAGACAAAAAATAGCAATTACACACAGCAGAAACGCGAAATAGACAGTAAATTGTATATAAACAAAGCAAATTCGTGATATCGGCAGAAAAGCGCATTTACACAGAGAAAAATCGCGAAATCCACAAAAAATGGCATTAAAATCGAGAAACAGAAAATTGCAtctacacaaaacaaaatcgcGAAATCGATAGAGAATCGCTTTAACACAAAGCAAAATGACGAAATCGACAGAAAATCGCATTTACAAAAGGCAAAAACGCAAAATAGATAGAGAGTCGCATTTAAACAACGCAAAATCGCGAAATCGACAAAACCGCATTAAAACAAAGCAACGAGAAAAATCGACAGAAAAATCGCAAAATCGCGAAATCAACGGAAACAAAATTGAGAGAATATAAacgagaaaaaagaaagaatatcACAAAACCTGGCTGATCCATCGCGGTGGAAATAAGATCAGAATGGCGAGAAAAGCGGAAAGGGGGAAGGAGAGAGAACGTGATAGATGAGTAactttaaagtaaaataactGTCGATATATCTTATTTATGTATAAgctaatgtaaaaaaaattaggccGCACACTATGCGGTATGCGGTACAACAGCATAATATTTCTCATTATCACCGGATTGTACAtcgtaataatattatatggaATTAGAGAGATTAATGGTTTCATCTTTTTGAGAATTTGGGGGAAGTCGTTATCCATTGAAGAtatgaaatggaatgaaaCAACAAATTTGGGTCGAAACTATCGTCATTGGTGACTGAAAATAGTTTGTTAGAACATTGAGGAAATAGAAATGGGAAAATTTGGTTTTGAGAGAGAAGGTAGACAAGGAAAAATGTGGggcagaagaagaaggaagaatgggcatatttatagagaaaaaaacagATGATTTGATGTTACGTTACCTATTGATATTctccataaataaaatactagtagtaaaaaaTCAGTATAACATGATTAgcaataaatagtaaaatatgtaaaacttTTCATTATTGGTATGCACACAATTTCAATACATCCATGGTGTTTGTAATTTGTACAGTGATGTCATGCCACTTTGTTGGTATTGCATGaatgcaaaaatatttttataaaaaaataatacaatacCGTAATAACTCATGCTTTCAATTAGGGTCGGATAACTTTTTGAATATGTATGACTCATACATATAATACAATATGAATGAGAtcaatactatttttatatttatttttgtaatgacTCATGCTttcaatttattgaataaCTTATTACTAAATAGGCAGGGTCGGATAATCTTAAGCTAATAAAAGGCTCTTCAATGCCACCCAAATCCCAATCTACGaccacaaaaaataagaaaggtAAGCAGAAGGAATTTTGCAAGAAAGAACCACTCGCACAAAATTGCATCACAATACCtagttataaaatataatagataATGAGGTCAAATTATGTGAGTTTGGCATAAAAGAGAGGAGTCATTCAACAAGGGCGAACATGAAAAACTCATGCAAGTGTTAATTAGAAGCAAAGGATATTTACTGATGGCAAGTATTTAAAGCTATTGATTCTAATACCAACACATGGTTTTCAAATCCTGTACTCCGTCCATTGCTAGATAAGCATAATCAACTATGCTAGGTAAAATTCTGAATAAAGGCCCATATAACTTGCAAAACCAGAGATGCTAAAAAACCAAATTCTATAATCCAAGCGTTTCAGAATACGTAGACTACGAGTAAGACTTCAGCTGAGTAAAAACTCGAATTCAGATGCAAAACTACTTGATTATATCATCAATAGAACTTCGAGAGATAATGGGTTTCAACATCATTCTGGAGCAGGTCCGTTAAACTTGCTCTCAAGCAGAACCTTGATCTCCACAACAGTGAAAAGAATTTGCTTCAGCAAATCTGAAGCTGAGACAGGATCTTCCAGAAGAGTGTCAATGGGTTCAGAGGGTATCAGCAACACATCTTTACCCTTGAGCTTCACTTTGCCCTTGAGCGCAGCCTTATCATTCTTGAACTCATATCCAGATTCAGTTTGCACCCAACCACTAGCCTCGGCCACACCGCAACATTTTACATGAAATTTTGACTTACGGTGCTCTTTGAAGTCATAAGCTTTGAGGTTCGAGCTCAAAGCTTATGACTTCAAAGAGCACCGTAAGTCAAAATTTCATGTAAAATGTTGCGGTGTGGCCGAGGCTAGTGGTTGGGTGCAAACTGAATCTGGATATGAGTTCAAGAATGATAAGGTCAAGGTCGTTCGATCACCAAATGCTTTACAAACATAGCAAATAGCTCGTTCTTcccctttttcatttttgtagaCAGTAGCACAACTGAGGGAAGGCAGTTTGTTAGCTCTTGGTGTATAATCTTCCGCTGCCACAAAATAACAAGGTCAAGGTCAATGAAAACATGCTCATGAACTATAGAATATAGAACTAAAATAAAGGCAAATCATACCAGAACCAACAAGACCAACCAAAACTGGCTCTTTCCATTTCTCCGCCACAACATCATCAACTGCCACACAGAgatcaaatttatcatccaAACTACAATTAGATTTCCAAACTACTACAACACAAAGATCGATGAAACAAAGGAAGACTAATGTAGCATATGTTGAGACAGAAATACTCACATGAACTTCACAGAATCagtaaactaataaaaatcatatatgCAAAAACAACAGCAACTTCAATGaacagaaacaaaaacaatgtCAATGAACATGCACAATTCTGATACAATTCTGTGCATCCAACGCAAACATAAAAGCAAAACAAGGTCAATTTCAACTAACTGATACaatttatcttaaaatttcCCACAATACAAACaggaagataaaatttatatttcagcTAACATAGAAGGCTAACTAATACAATTAATGAACCAAACTATGATTAGacacaaacaaacatacaaatgaaatgaaagcAAACAATACCTGCGTCAGTGACAGTTGTTGCCTTAACCTGCTCTTTCACTGCATTCTCCACAATAACATCATCTGACACAACAACAATGACAATGAAATTAGCCACTTTGTTGGTATACTAATAGGGCCACTAAAAGGgcaacaatgaaaaaaatagggcATAATAGGACAAGGcaacaatgaaaaaataggGCATACTAATAGGGCAACTATGGACAAGGCAACAATGTACaaaggaaattaaaacaatgaaaaaaatagggcATAATAGGACAAggcaacaaagaaaaaatagggAATACTAATAGGGCAACTATGGACAAGGCAACAATGTACAAAGGAAATTAAAACACACCATACCAGCAACATTTTTTGCCTTAACAGCCTCATTCACAAGCTCACCCACAATATTGTCCTCTGccacaataaaaacaataagcATATATGCACAATTTTCAGCCTCCAACACAAatataaaagcaaaaatagTTCAATTTCAACCAAATGATACAATTTACCTTAAAATTTCCcacaataaaaacaagaacataaaAATTATCTTTCAGCTAACATAGAAGGCTAACTCATACTATAGTTCAATTTCAAACTATGAATTGACACAACCAAATATACAAATGAACATACCAGCGGCAGTGTAAGTTGTTGCCTTAACCAGCTCATTTTTCTCTGCATCCAACGCAATACCATCCTCTGCCACAACAAcaatattatgaaaatttagaaCACTGATATGTATACATAAAAGAGCAAAATAGACAGAAAATGTTATTTACACAAAGCAATATTTGGAAATAGACAAAAAATAGCAATTACACACAGCAGAAACGCGAAATAGACAGTAAATTGTATATAAACAAAGCAAATTCGTGATATCGGCAGAAAAGCGCATTTACACAGAGAAAAATCGCGAAATCCACAAAAAATGGCATTAAAATCGAGAAACAGAAAATTGCAtctacacaaaacaaaatcgcGAAATCGATAGAGAATCGCTTTAACACAAAGCAAAATGACGAAATCGACAGAAAATCGCATTTACAAAAGGCAAAAACGCAAAATAGATAGAGAGTCGCATTTAAACAACGCAAAATCGCAAAATCGACAGAAAACCGCATTAAAACAAAGCAACGAGAAAAATCGACAGAAAAATCGCAAAATCGCGAAATCAACGGAAACAAAATTGAGAGAATATAAacgagaaaaaagaaagaatatcACAAAACCTGGCTGATCCATCGCGGTGGAAATAAGATCAGAATGGCGAGAAAAGCGGAAAGGGGGAAGGAGAGAGAACGTGATAGATGAGTAactttaaagtaaaataactGTCGATATATCTTATTTATGTATAAgctaatgtaaaaaaaattaggccGCACACTATGCGGTATGCGGTACAACAGCATAATATTTCTCATTATCACCGGATTGTACAtcgtaataatattatatggaATTAGAGAGATTAATGGTTTCATCTTTTTGAGAATTTGGGGGAAGTCGTTATCCATTGAAGAtatgaaatggaatgaaaCAACAAATTTGGGTCGAAACTATCGTCATTGGTGACTGAAAATAGTATTAGTGTGGGTCCCGCACTAAAGAgcgtgattattttttaatgtttccGAAATAAACGATTCTACTATCCATTCGTGCGCATAAAATAGAATGAAGTCATGAACCCTATTTGTTTTCAGTGGGTCCCGCCCCGAATAGTCTACTATACTATTTaattagagataaaaataagatagtgATTTaaagacataatgtctccaagccataataTCTTTGTGGCATTTTGAcatagatatattttttataatgactACTTTACCCAATATCATATTAAATGGATACAAATctaattaagaaatattaaatcaaattaaatatctttatctaaatgcatatttattgatttgattggATATAAGCTACTATCATGCTCGAAActttttatgtgtttatatatcatttttttcatgttaattttatactattttatttatttaaaaatcatgaattcagattataaattagttactATAATGCagactaaattattatttaataataaaataatttgataacttcatattattattttttcaaaatttttatctaatctgttgataatttaattatgagttattttctttttttatgttatactTTCATAGCcggttaattttattatattttttttgttaaatgtcttattcaaatttgaattgtatgattaaataatagtagtagttatTATGATGAATCATTTATTTGCGTTatctttttgtatttttgtattaattttcttaacttttatcacatgtatctttttatattttgattgacAAGTACTAGTTAGCCTTTGACTCTATAAAATTGTGCTTAGAAAATTAACTTTAtaatgtttcaaaaataaaaaattattttattttttaatgcgaaaataattggatgaatcaacttttctcattttagattatttaatatatcGTACATcaactaattatattaagaattaagaaaattaagaatCATAAGCTCCATTAATAATATCCTTTTTTagttagtaattttaatataggaaaatgagaagattttaaatatatagctttaaaatgttaaatataagAGTATTAGTTTAGaacatgtgatttattttttttagttgtaattccagaaataatagtaaaaatgaaatgtaaataattaatattacaatttaaaaaattttaaaatcaaaattacatactcaattagtattaaaaatcaaaactgcatctcaaataattttaaaatcaaaattgcatACTCCAAATTTGTTGCTATATGATAtagtaaaatttcaatatttaataaagaaaagtaaatattaattatggtCAATACTAGCATTAACAAtgatgtaaaataataataatttaaagttatttatattttgaaatataatttaatttttcttgatacagtaaatttagttaagaactctatattttacaaataatcaaattaaccTTATCAAGATCTTAATTAATACTTCttccatatataaatgcaGGGGCAACAAAGtacatatacaaaatttaaatttaatttaaaattaaatgtaaaataaaattactactttAATCTCATTATGTCTTagacattatgtctccaaaacatttttctaaaaataataaacaaaacataaaacgGCATTTTGAAGAGTAATTATCTTTTATTCCCCAAATCAGCACACTTCCCACATAGACGATTTGTTGTTTGATGAAacactcatttttattcgaTAGGCTACTCTCGAATACTATATCAAGATTCTGGTACAATAATgtacttaaattaaaaatttgcatAACAGAtatactttactaattaagtacaagaaaattaaattgtgtttccCAGATCATCACAAATACctttttaaatcttaaaatattaacattgTATAGTTCCAAAAAAGACGTGTCAATCTTCATGAACTTAAGATAAACATAAAGtacaagaaaattaaattgtttttgtgAATCTAACAGGAATTGAAAACGATTAAAAGAACACAAGAATTTAGGGAAAGaatttcttattcaatttCTGGAAGAATATAAAACGAGAGAGATGATTTTTGGTGAATGAGTATTCCACAAGCTAAGACTCACTCTATTAATCAGCTAGATACAAATCGACGATTATGATTAAAACATCTAACTAATTACCATCCAACGGCTCAGGATAGCCCAAAGCAGTCTCCATATCAAACCCTCTAACTTGCACATCTTGAGCTTGATTTAGCTCAACACAGCTGCTGTAATCAATCATCATAACAGACTCCACCTTGATTGATCAAACCTTACTCTGTCTTGTCTTCAGCTTACAAACACTCACCAATTTCTTGCAGAGCTCAAACTTGTCTTTAAGCAATGGCTTTGTCAGCATATCTGCTGGATTGTCATCTGTGTGCACCTTGAACACTTTCACTTCACCCATTTCTATCCCTTCTCTGATGAAGTGCAAACGAACATCTATATGTTTACTTCGTTCATGGTATACCTTGTGCTTTGCTAAACACAATGCGCTGTTGTTATCACAACCAATTGATATAGCTCCCTGCTCGAAACCAAAGTCAGCAGCTATACCTTTCAACCAATAACTTTCCTTCACTGCTGCAGTTAAAGCCATAAATTCAGCTTTTGTAGTTGATAGTGCAACTACACTTTAGAGACTTGACTTCCAGCTAATAGCCGCTCCAACcctttctcctttttttaattaaaactccCCTTGAGCAAACAAACTTTTTCCCTTTATTTTCCGGGCGACAAACCCTTGACCGTAAATTTTTTGCTCCACCATCGAAGGCGGTCTTAACATCAAGTTGTTCCctttctatcttttttccaaaaagaaaataatattgaattgaaatatgTTTCACAACTGGAGAAAATACCTCATTGAAATCCACACCCCCTGTGTGAACCTCTGTGTCTGGGGAACGAATGATCCCCCCTGCGATTCAATCTTCTTCTTGAAATCCTTTACAATTCCGTCTTTACCTTCCCCCCCACTAGTATCCGGGTTCCTTCTTAAGAAAAGTTTTATCTCCCCCACCATAGCCATCCACTTATCCTTCCGGGTATTTTCTCCGGGAAGGCGGTTCTATACTCACCTCCCCCAACACGGAGAAACAGAAAAGCATTTGATGGTATCTTGAGGGGGGCTTCACGTTTTCTCCCACTCTATCTCACAACAGAGCCAATGCCTTTCACATGGCATACTTGATTGTTGCCCAAAATTACTGTCCCAGAACTTTCACTCAGATCTTGAAACCACATCAAGTTAGAGCTCATGTGGAAACTGCAGCCTGAATCCATGATCCAGCTCCCACCAATTCCACTTTCCATCACATTCAGAATCTGATGCTCTTGACTCTCTTCTGGGCAATCTGTGGCGTTCACCATCTTCTCACCAGCCTGTGCCTGTTTTTTCTTCCAAACATAGCAGTCCTTTTTCAAGTGACCGGGCTTCTTGCACCAATGGCAAGAACGAGTCTCTTTTTGATCATGTTGAACACTCTTGGATGTTTCTTGAATGGTTTCTTGAACTTATGTTTCTTCACATTGAGGCTCTCTGCAACAGATGAACTAGCCTCATTTCCCATCCCCCTTTGTGGATTTCTTTAGCTCGAATTGCTGTCTGAACCTCCACAAAAGTGATGGCCTTGTCTTTCCCATACAAAATCGCATCTCGCAGTTGATCAAAAGATTTAGGAAGAGcatttaataacaaaattgCCTTATCCTCATCTCCTATAGCCACATCAATATTCTCAAGATCATCTATGGTTTTGCTAAAATCTTCCAGTTGTTCTAACACCCCCTTATTCTCCAAGAACTTATAGGAATACAACCTTCGCTTCATATACAACCGATTAGCCAAAGATTTCGTGAGATAAAGATCCTCTAACCTGGCCAAGATTCCAGCAGCGCTTGCCTCCTTTGCCACCTCCTGTAGAACTTTATCGGCGAGGCACAATACAATCGTGCTGTGAGCTTTGGCCTCGATCTCGGCTTGCTTCAACACAGCCTTCTCATCGAGAACCCCTTTTTCCTTCTGATCTTTCTGTTTCATTTCCAAAGCCGATGCGAGCCCCTGTTGCGTCAACATCGCTTTCATCTTCATTCTCCAGAGTCCGAAATCGTTGTTGCCGGTGAATTTTTCAGCCTCAAGACGCGCTGCCATCTTCAAGAATCGCAATCAAATTCACCTTCAATTCTCAGCTCAAATTTGGGGAAAACTGCGACCGGCGTTCCCACAGACAGCGCCAATTGTGAATCTAACTGGAATTGAAAACAACTAAAAGAAGAACACAAGAATTTAGGGAAAGaatttcttattcaatttCTGGAAGAATACAAAACGAGAGAGATGATTTTTGGTGAATGAGTATTCCACAAGCTAAGACTCACTCTATTAATCAGCTAGATACAAATGGACGGCTGTGATTAAAACATCTAACTAATTACCATCCAATGGCTCAGGATAGCCCAAAGCAGTCTCCATATCAAATCCTCTAACTTGCACATCTTGAGTTTGATTTAGCTCAACACAGCTGCTGT
This window contains:
- the LOC125203104 gene encoding uncharacterized protein LOC125203104 isoform X2 — translated: MDQPEDGIALDAEKNELVKATTYTAADDVIVENAVKEQVKATTVTDAVDDVVAEKWKEPVLVGLVGSAEDYTPRANKLPSLSCATVYKNEKGEERAICYVCKAFGDRTTLTLSFLNSYPDSVCTQPLASATPQHFT
- the LOC125203104 gene encoding uncharacterized protein LOC125203104 isoform X1, with protein sequence MDQPEDGIALDAEKNELVKATTYTAAEDNIVGELVNEAVKAKNVADDVIVENAVKEQVKATTVTDAVDDVVAEKWKEPVLVGLVGSAEDYTPRANKLPSLSCATVYKNEKGEERAICYVCKAFGDRTTLTLSFLNSYPDSVCTQPLASATPQHFT